GCGGGGCGGACGCTTATGGTGGCAGGGCAGCGGCAGCGTCACATACCCAATGCAGCACATGAGGCAGCCCGGGCGGGCAAGCTGTTAAGCGCGGCGTCCGGCATCCCGGTGGAGGTTAGCGGGGTGGTGGTGATCATTGCACCCAAGAACCTGACCATCAAGAAAGCACCTGAAGGCGCCCAGGTGCTGTCTGACCGGCAGATACTGCGCTGGCTCCGTGGGCTGCGACCGGCGCTGAGCGCCGATCAGGTTTTCAGGATTGCGTCAGCAGCCCGGCTGCCTCGAACGTGGCATCGGAATCCCGGGCTTCAAGCAGATCCAGTTGAACTGCAGGACCGCTTCGACGCTCTCCGGGACCACGTGGACCGGGCGCGGCGGCGGCGCATGTTGTGGGTGCTCGCCGCCTTCGTCGGCCTTTTCTCCATGATCTTCCTCAGCCCGCTCTTCTAGCGCCCGTGTTGCGCGATCAGTTCCCTGCTGAGTTCGCGAATCCCGGGCAGTTCGGCCGAAAGTCCGGCCAGCACGACGGCGGCATCGGCCGTCTGGGAAGGTGACGCACTGTCCGCGAGCCCGTCAGCGCGAAGGTTGATCAGGGACTCAACCAGGCGGAATGCCAGCTCACCGAGCGGCGCGCTGCCGGGACCGCCGGCCGCCGGAAGGAGCTCCTCCACCTTTTGGCCCAGGTCCTGGTACCGCTGCCGCAGCTCCCGCCTGTCCGCCATGAACGGCTCGAAACGCTCGGCGCGCGCTTCCGGCAGGTGGTACAGGATGCCGAGGTTCCACCGTGCACTGCACAGCAGGCCGCCGTCATAGAGCGCGACTGAATGGAGCGCCGCGGCCGCCGCCACTGCACCGGCCGGGCGGGGAGCTGCGCAGACGGCCCTCGCGAAGTCCAGGCCACCGGCCACGGTGCCCTTCAGCAGCTCGCCGAGGATGTCATCCTTGGTGCCGAAGTGATGGTAGAGCGACGACTGGCGCATGCCCACGGCATCGGCGATCGCCCTCGTGGAAGTGTTCGCGAAGCCCTGGCCCGTAAAGAGTTCGGCGGCCGCATCGAGGATTTCGTCCCGGGCGGTGGCCCCCGGGCGCACTGGCTGCTGCTTGCGGGGTCGTCCCGGTCCGGCTGAAGTCACCCCACATTCTTACACCGCAGGCGGCTGCCGGATGCCCTGCCGTTGGACGCCGGGGTAACGGTGAGTTTTTGTTCACCGAACCGAAACACCTCGAAATCCAGCTTTTACACGGGCGAAACGGAACGGGGACACTGCGCTGGAAAACTATCAAGTGACCGGTATTTCGGGAGGGGCCCATCCAGTGGCTACCCAGATGTGGTCACCAGCCCCCGTTCCAGACACGGAGAAACCGATGACTTCCACCATTTCGACGGCGTCCGCCCACGCAGACGATGCAGACCTGACCTCGCTCGGCTACCAGCCGTCCTTGCACCGCAAACTTGGCCGCTACGCTTCCTTCGCCGCAGGATTCTCGTTCGTTTCCATCCTGACCACGATCTTCCAGCTCTTTGCCTTCGGGTACTCCTTTGCCGGACCCGCGTTCTTCTGGACCTGGCCGGTGGTGCTGGTCGGCCAGCTGCTCGTTGCCCTGAACTTCGCCGAACTCGCCGCCCGCTACCCTCTGTCCGGCGCCGTCTACCAGTGGTCCCGCCGCATGGGCGGCGAAGTGGTGGGCTGGTTCGCGGGCTGGTTCATGGCGATCGCCCAGGTTGTCACTGCGGCCGCGGCCGCCATCGCACTCCAGGTGGTCCTCCCGCAGCTGTGGGACGGCTTCCAGATTGTCGGCGGCGATCCCGCATTGGCCACCGTCACCGGCGCCGCCAACGCCGTAGTCCTCGGGGCCGCACTCCTCGTGGTCACCACGGTGATCAACTGCCTGGGCGTCAAGCTCATGTCGCACGTCAACTCCATCGGCGTGACCTGCGAAATCGTCGGCGTCGCCGCCGTCATCCTCGCCCTGATTTCCGCCGCCCAGCGCGGACCCGAGGTAGTGGCGGACGTCAGCGTGGTGGCCGGCTCGGACCTCGGGGCCGTGGGCGCGTTCCTCGTCTCCGGCCTCATGGCCGCCTACGTCATGGTCGGTTTCAACTCCGCCGGGGAGCTCTCGGAAGAGACGAAAGACCCGCGCCGGACCGCACCCCGCACCATCCTTTCGGCCCTGGTCATTTCCGGTATCGGCGGCGGACTCATGATCATCACCGCACTCATGGCCGCCCCCAGCCTCGACGACGGACGCCTCGCCGCAGAGGGCCTGCCCTATGTGCTCACCGCCGTCCTGGGAACCTTCTGGGGCAAGGTCCTCCTGGTGGATGTCGCCGTCGCGATCTTCGTCTGCACCCTGGCCATCCAGACGGCGGGATCCCGCCTGGTGTTCTCGATGGCCCGCGACGGCAAACTGCCCGCCTCCGCGCTTCTGTCCTCGGTCCACCCGGAGCGCGGCACGCCGATGTGGCCGTCCATCGCCATCGGCGGCCTCGCCGTCGGCGTCCTCGCCATCAACATCGGCAACGCCGCCCTGTTCACCACGCTCTGCAGCGTCTGCATCGTCATGGTGTACCTGGCATACCTCCTGGTCACTGTTCCTCAGCTGCTCAGCCGCCTGCGCGGAGACTGGGACCGGGTGGGCCAGACCATGCCGGCGGGACTGTTCTCGCTGGGACGCTGGGGGCTCCCCGTCAACATCCTGGCCGTTCTCTACGGCGCCGTGATGGTGGTAAATCTCGCCTGGCCGCGTCCCGAGGTCTACGACCCCAGCGGCGAAAACGGACTCCTGCTGTTCTCCGCACCCCTCATGGTCGGGGCCGTGCTGCTCCTGGGTATCTGGGTGCGCAGCCGCAAGCCCGCCGACATGCCCGCAGCCTAGGCACCCACGACTGATGCCCACCGCCACAGCCCCCCACCGCCAAGGAATGACTGACATGACACAGACCCTCGAATCCGCTCAGCCCGCCGCCGGAACCGCCCCTGCCGGGACCGCCACCACGGCCGGTGCGCGCGCGCACGCCCGGGCCCAGCACGGACGGACTGCCGCCACCATGATCCACGTGCCTGCGGCCGAAGCACCCGAACGCCTCACGGCGGGCCTGCCGGCGGGAGCCGCCGCCTCACTCACTTGGGCAGAATCGCTCGCGTTCGGGCGGTACACCCACCTGGAACTGGCCCGCGGAACCAGGATCCGCCTGACCGATATCGACGGCGACGCCTGCGTCCACGCCGTGCTCTTCCGGGCCGGTGCGAGCCACGAGCGGATTAACGTCGCGGACACCGTGAAGGTCCCGTGGCAGGCCTATCTCGGGCCGGGCCATCCGCTGCTCTCCGATGCCGGCCGGTTGATGGCGAGCCTCGTGGCCGATTCCTCCGGCAGGCATGACGCCCTCACCGGAACCACCAGCCTCGCGGGCAACCAGGCCAAATACGGTTCAGGCTCCGCGCACAGCGCCTCGCCCGCGGGCCGCGAACTGCTGACCCTCGGCGCCCTCAAGCACGGCATCAGCCAGCGGGAAGTGCCGCCGTCGATCTCCTTCTTCAAGGGCACCGCCGTGGACGCGGACGGCACCATCCGGTTCACCGGCGGCGCCGGTGCCGGCACCGCCGTCGAACTCCTCCTGCACATGGACGCTGTCCTGGTGCTGGCCAACACGGCCCACCCGCTGGACCCGCGTCCGGACTTCACCGGAAGCACTGTGGACATCGTTGCGTGGCGGGCGCCCGAAGGCCTCGCGGCCCTTGCCACCGGCAACCTTGGATTTGCCCCCGGCCCCGAGCACCTGCTTGCCCTCCAGAACACTGAACTCGACTTCACCGCAAGGACTTCCGCATGAACACCAGCACGCTCGCTTTCCAGCCTGACGCCGCAGCCGCCGCCCTGCTCCCGGGACACGTCGTCCTCGACGAATACGTCGAAGCCCGCGGTCCGTGGTCCGCCGTGGTGGAAGCCGGGGACGTCCTCACCATCGTGGACCTTGAAGGCAACCAGGCCGTGGACTGCCTCCTCTACGCGGCAAGTGACACCGCCACGCGCTACTCCGCCGCCGCAACCATCGCCGCGCAGCGCTCCATCGTCCTCACCACCGGATCCGTGCTGCGGGCGGACAGCGGCGAAGCCCTCATGACGGTTGTGGCCGATGAAGTCGGTGTCCACGACACCATCGGCGGCGCCTGCTCACAGGAATCGAACACCCTGCGCTACGGCCAGCACACGCACGAACAGCATGCCTGCGTGGAGAACTTCCTCATCGAAGGCTCCAAATGGGGCCTCGGAAAGCGGGACCTCGTCTCCAACATCAACTGGTTCATGAACGTACCCGTGGACCCCGACGGTGCGCTCGGCATCGTGGACGGGCTCTCCGCTCCCGGCAAACGCGTGGCACTCCGCGCCGAGGCGGACACCCTGGTCCTCGTCTCGAACTGCCCCCAGATCAACAACCCGTGCAACGGCTTCAACCCCACGCCCGTGCGCATGATCGTAACCCGTCCGGAGGCATCCTGATGAACCGCTTCGACACCCTGCTCATCGCCAACCGCGGCGAGATCGCCTGCCGGATCATCGAATCGGCCCGGAAGGCCGGCCTGCGCACCGTGGCCGTATTCTCCGAGGCGGATCGCGGCGCCAAGCATGTGCGCCTCGCCGATGAGGCCGTCCTGCTGGGGCCGGCACCCGCCAAAAAGTCCTACCTCCGGGTCGACGCCATCCTGGCCGCAGCTGCAGCCACCGGCGCCGGCGCCATCCACCCCGGCTACGGCTTCCTGTCCGAGGACGCCGGGTTCGCCGAGGCCGTGGAAGCCGCCGGGCTCGTCTTCGTTGGCCCCACTCCGGAACAGCTGCGGATCTTCGGCACCAAGCACACCGCCCGGGACGCCGCCCAGCGCGCCGGAGTGCCCATGATCGCCGGCTCGGGACTGCTCGAGGACCTCGATGCAGCCATCACGGCCTCCGCCACGATCGACTTCCCGCTGATGCTCAAGGCCACCGGCGGAGGCGGCGGCATCGGCATGGCCGTATGCCGCACCGAAGCCGAACTGGCAGAGAACTACGCCCGGGTGGCCCGGCTCGCCAGCTCGAGCTTCGGCACGGCCGGCGTCTTCGCCGAGCGCTACATCGAACACGCCCGCCACGTCGAGGTACAGATTTTCGGCGACGGCGAAGGCCGCGTGGTCAGCCTCGGGGACCGCGACTGCTCCCTTCAGCGCCGGCACCAGAAGGTACTCGAAGAAGCGCCCGCGCCGGACCTGCCGGCGGGGCTCCGCGAGGAACTGCACCGCAGCTCCCGTGCACTCTGCGCCTCCGTGGGCTACCGCTCCGCCGGCACCGTGGAATTCGTCTACGACCCCGTCCGGCAGGAAGCATCCTTCCTCGAAGTCAACGCCCGCCTCCAGGTGGAGCACCCGGTCACGGAAGCCGTGACCGGCGTCGACCTGGTGGAATGGATGCTCAACCTCGCCCAGAGCCGGCCCGTGCTGGACGGCCTCCCGGACAGCCTTCCGGTGACCGGCCACGCCGTCGAAGCACGGATCTACGCCGAAGACCCGGCCCGCAACTTCCAGCCCAGTGCCGGAACCGTCACCAACGCCCAGTACCCGGGCTCCGACGTCGTCCGCGTTGACGCCTGGGTGGAAACCGGCAGCGAAGTGTCCACCAACTACGACCCCCTCCTGGGCAAGATCATCTCCTTCGGCGCCAGCCGGGACGAGGCCCTCGACTCGCTGTCAGACGCCCTCGCGCAAACCCGGATGGACGGCATCGAAACCAACCTCGGCATGCTGCGCTCCGTCACCGGGCTGGACGTGGTCCGCACCTCCACGCACTCCACCAGCACGCTGGACAGCGTAGGCGACCCCGAACCCCGCATCACGGTGGAGCGCCCCGGCCTGCAAACCAGCGTGCAGGACTGGCCCGGACGGACCGGCCTCTGGCAGGTGGGCGTGCCGCCGAGCGGCCCCATGGACGACCTGTCCTTCCGGCTGGGCAACGTGGCCCTGGGCAACCCCGAGGGGGCGCCCGGACTCGAGTTCACCATGGCGGGCCCGGCGCTCCGCGTCACCCACGCCACCACCGTCTGCGTCACCGGCGCCGAGGTGACCGTCACCGTCAACGGACAGACTGTTCCGGCCTGGGAACCCGTCACGGTCCCCGCTGGCGGCGTGCTCGACGTCGGTTCGGCCGAGGGTGCCGGACTGCGCGGCTACATCCTCTTCGAGGGCGGCCTGGACATCCCGAAATACCTCGGCAGCGCCTCCACCTTCACCCTCGGCCAGTTTGGCGGCCACGGCGGCCGCGTGCTCCGCGCCGGCGATGTGCTCCGCACCGTGGCCGGGGCGGCACCCGATACTGTGCCGGCCCCGGTCCCTGTCGGAAGCCGCCCGGCGCTGACCACTCAGTGGGAGCTCATGGTGGTGGAAGGACCGCACGGCGCCCCGGAGTTCTTCCAGCGTGAGGACATCAATGACCTCTTCGCCGCGTCCTACGAGGTGCACTTCAACTCTGCAAGGACCGGCGTCCGGCTCATCGGCCCGAAGCCGCGCTGGGCACGCAACGACGGCGGCGAGGCCGGCCTGCACCCCTCCAACATCCACGACACCGCCTACTCGGTGGGCGCCCTGGACTTCACCGGGGACACGCCCATCTTGCTCGGCCCGGACGGGCCCAGCCTCGGCGGATTCGTCTGCCCGGTCACCGTGGTGACCGGCGAGCGCTGGAAGCTCGGCCAGCTCCGGCCCGGCGACACGGTCCGCTTCATTCCGGTGAAGACCGTCCAGGCACCGTCCGCCAAAGAGCTCGGTCCGGCCCGGCAGCAGCTGATCCTCCCCGGTGGAAGCCCTGCAAGCGGCAGGGTCCGGACGGACGTCCCTGCCGCCGTCGGGCGTTCCGGTTCAGCCGGCGACGGCGACGACGGCGTGCTCGGCCGCGTGCCGGGAGGCGACGGCCGCCCGGCCGTGACGTACCGCCGTTCCGGCGACGACAACCTGCTCGTGGAATACGGTGACATGGTGCTTGACCTCGGCCTCCGCGCCCGGGTCCACGCCCTGCACCAGGAGCTTGAGAAGCTGCGGATTCCCGGCATCGTGGACCTGACACCCGGCATCCGGTCGCTCCAGGTCAAGGCTGACCCGTCGGTCCTCCCCACCGCGCGCCTGCTGGGCATCGTGCGGGAGATCGAAACTGCGCTCCCTGCCAGCTCGGAGCTCGTGGTTCCGAGCCGCACCGTCAGGCTTCCGCTGTCCTGGGACGACCCTGCCACGCGTGAGGCAATCGAGCGGTACATGGCGGGCGTGCGGGACGACGCTCCCTGGTGCCCGTGGAACATCGAGTTCATCCGCCGCATCAACGGGCTGGACTCCGTGAATGACGTCTTCGACACTGTCTTCAACGCGGACTACCTCGTGCTGGGGCTGGGCGACGTCTACCTCGGCGCTCCCGTCGCCACGCCACTGGATCCGCGGCACCGCCTGGTCACCACGAAATACAACCCCGCCAGGACCTGGACCCCGGAAAACGCCGTGGGCATCGGCGGCGCGTACATGTGCATCTACGGCATGGAGGGTCCGGGCGGCTACCAGTTCGTCGGCCGCACCACGCAGGTCTGGTCCCGGCACGCCACCGCCGCGCCGTTCGAGCCCGGTTCGCCGTGGCTGCTGAGGTTCTTCGACCGGATCTCCTGGTACCCGGTCAGCCCGGAGGAACTCCTGGATATGCGGGCGGACATGGCGGCCGGCCGGGGCCGGGGCGTGGACATTGAGGACGGAACCTTCTCGCTGGCCGAACACGAGGACTTCCTCGAGGAAAAC
Above is a window of Arthrobacter sp. FB24 DNA encoding:
- a CDS encoding amino acid permease; the encoded protein is MTSTISTASAHADDADLTSLGYQPSLHRKLGRYASFAAGFSFVSILTTIFQLFAFGYSFAGPAFFWTWPVVLVGQLLVALNFAELAARYPLSGAVYQWSRRMGGEVVGWFAGWFMAIAQVVTAAAAAIALQVVLPQLWDGFQIVGGDPALATVTGAANAVVLGAALLVVTTVINCLGVKLMSHVNSIGVTCEIVGVAAVILALISAAQRGPEVVADVSVVAGSDLGAVGAFLVSGLMAAYVMVGFNSAGELSEETKDPRRTAPRTILSALVISGIGGGLMIITALMAAPSLDDGRLAAEGLPYVLTAVLGTFWGKVLLVDVAVAIFVCTLAIQTAGSRLVFSMARDGKLPASALLSSVHPERGTPMWPSIAIGGLAVGVLAINIGNAALFTTLCSVCIVMVYLAYLLVTVPQLLSRLRGDWDRVGQTMPAGLFSLGRWGLPVNILAVLYGAVMVVNLAWPRPEVYDPSGENGLLLFSAPLMVGAVLLLGIWVRSRKPADMPAA
- a CDS encoding nuclease-related domain-containing protein, coding for MHELSNRVPGQEVIAKLLDVQGQEADRSLLGRIFGADPLSAEARPWYRGALGEVAVGRLLAGLGPEWTVLHAIPVGAGTSDIDHVLIGPAGVFTVNTKNHSDQSVWVAGRTLMVAGQRQRHIPNAAHEAARAGKLLSAASGIPVEVSGVVVIIAPKNLTIKKAPEGAQVLSDRQILRWLRGLRPALSADQVFRIASAARLPRTWHRNPGLQADPVELQDRFDALRDHVDRARRRRMLWVLAAFVGLFSMIFLSPLF
- a CDS encoding TetR/AcrR family transcriptional regulator; amino-acid sequence: MTSAGPGRPRKQQPVRPGATARDEILDAAAELFTGQGFANTSTRAIADAVGMRQSSLYHHFGTKDDILGELLKGTVAGGLDFARAVCAAPRPAGAVAAAAALHSVALYDGGLLCSARWNLGILYHLPEARAERFEPFMADRRELRQRYQDLGQKVEELLPAAGGPGSAPLGELAFRLVESLINLRADGLADSASPSQTADAAVVLAGLSAELPGIRELSRELIAQHGR
- the uca gene encoding urea carboxylase: MNRFDTLLIANRGEIACRIIESARKAGLRTVAVFSEADRGAKHVRLADEAVLLGPAPAKKSYLRVDAILAAAAATGAGAIHPGYGFLSEDAGFAEAVEAAGLVFVGPTPEQLRIFGTKHTARDAAQRAGVPMIAGSGLLEDLDAAITASATIDFPLMLKATGGGGGIGMAVCRTEAELAENYARVARLASSSFGTAGVFAERYIEHARHVEVQIFGDGEGRVVSLGDRDCSLQRRHQKVLEEAPAPDLPAGLREELHRSSRALCASVGYRSAGTVEFVYDPVRQEASFLEVNARLQVEHPVTEAVTGVDLVEWMLNLAQSRPVLDGLPDSLPVTGHAVEARIYAEDPARNFQPSAGTVTNAQYPGSDVVRVDAWVETGSEVSTNYDPLLGKIISFGASRDEALDSLSDALAQTRMDGIETNLGMLRSVTGLDVVRTSTHSTSTLDSVGDPEPRITVERPGLQTSVQDWPGRTGLWQVGVPPSGPMDDLSFRLGNVALGNPEGAPGLEFTMAGPALRVTHATTVCVTGAEVTVTVNGQTVPAWEPVTVPAGGVLDVGSAEGAGLRGYILFEGGLDIPKYLGSASTFTLGQFGGHGGRVLRAGDVLRTVAGAAPDTVPAPVPVGSRPALTTQWELMVVEGPHGAPEFFQREDINDLFAASYEVHFNSARTGVRLIGPKPRWARNDGGEAGLHPSNIHDTAYSVGALDFTGDTPILLGPDGPSLGGFVCPVTVVTGERWKLGQLRPGDTVRFIPVKTVQAPSAKELGPARQQLILPGGSPASGRVRTDVPAAVGRSGSAGDGDDGVLGRVPGGDGRPAVTYRRSGDDNLLVEYGDMVLDLGLRARVHALHQELEKLRIPGIVDLTPGIRSLQVKADPSVLPTARLLGIVREIETALPASSELVVPSRTVRLPLSWDDPATREAIERYMAGVRDDAPWCPWNIEFIRRINGLDSVNDVFDTVFNADYLVLGLGDVYLGAPVATPLDPRHRLVTTKYNPARTWTPENAVGIGGAYMCIYGMEGPGGYQFVGRTTQVWSRHATAAPFEPGSPWLLRFFDRISWYPVSPEELLDMRADMAAGRGRGVDIEDGTFSLAEHEDFLEENSDSIAAFRARQEKAFAIERTAWEDAGEFDRAEKAVAVVPPSEEVVVPDGGTLVSSPFAASVWKVDVAPGDKVVAGQPLVSIEAMKMETVLTAPGDGIVHRVLPTAGSQVVAGEPLVVLGAADLNETGLVLEGSAA
- a CDS encoding urea amidolyase associated protein UAAP2 encodes the protein MNTSTLAFQPDAAAAALLPGHVVLDEYVEARGPWSAVVEAGDVLTIVDLEGNQAVDCLLYAASDTATRYSAAATIAAQRSIVLTTGSVLRADSGEALMTVVADEVGVHDTIGGACSQESNTLRYGQHTHEQHACVENFLIEGSKWGLGKRDLVSNINWFMNVPVDPDGALGIVDGLSAPGKRVALRAEADTLVLVSNCPQINNPCNGFNPTPVRMIVTRPEAS
- a CDS encoding urea amidolyase associated protein UAAP1, whose amino-acid sequence is MTQTLESAQPAAGTAPAGTATTAGARAHARAQHGRTAATMIHVPAAEAPERLTAGLPAGAAASLTWAESLAFGRYTHLELARGTRIRLTDIDGDACVHAVLFRAGASHERINVADTVKVPWQAYLGPGHPLLSDAGRLMASLVADSSGRHDALTGTTSLAGNQAKYGSGSAHSASPAGRELLTLGALKHGISQREVPPSISFFKGTAVDADGTIRFTGGAGAGTAVELLLHMDAVLVLANTAHPLDPRPDFTGSTVDIVAWRAPEGLAALATGNLGFAPGPEHLLALQNTELDFTARTSA